In Anopheles arabiensis isolate DONGOLA chromosome 2, AaraD3, whole genome shotgun sequence, the genomic window TGGTTTTGTGTACTATGTACTAAGTACTATCAACTATTGCACTATGTCTTAAGCAAtagtatttctttttttaaagaatttaaTACTAAAATAAATGTACTTACTTCACttaaattgtatttaaattgatttaataCGTTTATAACGAAGCACAACCACATTCGGAAAAAGTTTTCACTAAATTATACAGCATTTGGGCCTGGCAAGTCGTTCAGAAAGCCTTTACAGGGTTAACGATGGTGTTTTGGATGTTTCCCGTATGTGTTTGGGTTCGTGTTACGCTTTTATTACGTTTAATGCGTGCATGCTTATCGATCTTCGTTTTTTGGATTCGTCTTACGAAAAACCCTAGAATAACAGCGAAAACAAATCATGTAGGACATTCTATTGTTAGATGCAGTTATAGACCGCTGGCTTTGAGATGCACGAAGTATAAAAAGATTTTCAAATGACCCGTATTTTAGCGTGTGTAACGACCTCTCTAACGAATTATTTAATACGTTTGAAAAAGAAGATTAAGTAAGTTGAAAagcgttttactttttttggtttttttctaAGCATGTTTAAGAGGTTCTTTTGTATGAACTTGAATCATCCAGTGAGATCAATTGTTTCCTCTATTTTCAAACCTGTTTCTTGTGCCTTATGCATTTCTTTGGCAACGCTCCTTGCTTTTCCAGTGTTATCTTTGTGTATACTTATGCACAAGACTGTCTCTGTGTATAATCGGATGTACAGGCCGGaggacattgtccgtactcgctagtgtaattccGATTTTCattagcgcatctggcggcggctggtggaagctttgtttgatcatcgagggaatggtcatgccggatctcaaaattatgTAGTGTTTGAACCGATTGTTTATGCAAAAATGGCTGAAATGCATCCTGAACATGTGTatctaccttttacaaaacttgTCCAGTccagtttaagtaaaaaaatatggaaaaataacatattttctgcaGCGTTTCCAAATTGCTTGGCAAAAAGGCTTCGGTCAGCCACCGctagatgcgctagtgaaaatcgaaatcacactagcgagtacggacaatgtagCTCGGCCTTAATGTATCAGATATAAACGAAAACTAGTTATCCGACCATAATGACCTCCTCCAACGATTAAATTCTGATGTTGGTCTGCTTCGCCCTAAAAGAGGGTCTTAAATACGATAACTAATGATGTATTTTATAGCCTCATTTAACACTTgtttcgtgtaattttttgtatgttcTCTTTTAAGTAGGAGCTTCAATACATTTGATTGTCAAAAAGctgttttaaaaatttgctGCATAAATAGTCGTTCGGATCTCTTTTCTAACCGCAAGGCCAGACGAGGTGAAATATAGAGCAAAAttaactatttgacaggtgaaatatctgtcAGATAacgcatcacagcaaccagctgaaGTGCAATATAAACGAATAACGTGTACAAAATCGCaactaaatccattaaaaaacTTCGCTATCAAgtatttcattaattttcaGTCAATAATTCCCCATTTCTTCTCATTTGTAAATGTTCCGTTTAAGCAGATACTCTATTTAAGTGATTTTCGAAGACGGACGTTGTATCTCCCCAATCTTCACCTGTCAAATATTTGGCCTgacaaatagttcatttcgctgtatatttcacctcgtcTGGCCTCATGGTAAAGCCTTGAAAAGAAGCAAGAGCATCATAGTATTGCCAGCAAATGTAGTGTTCATTGCTTGCAACCGGATCAAATCTGAAAACTCTTTACCCTGCTGGTCATAACTAATATAacccaaacccccccccccccctcacccaaaaaaaatggCCCTTTCAAGACTGGATGCATGCGTTTAAATAGTTTCTAAAATTATTCCAAcacgcacaccaccacacaacgATTATTAGCTCTGCGCGTCGACTGCGATGCGTGTGCGACATCACGTACGCAGCGACAACGGCACAGTCCATTGCTACTTTGATGCTTTTTAAAATTGTGTCGATTTGAACCAAAACCGCAGCTCAGCCAACTCGTCTGATAAAACAATCTAAACAAACAACCGATGCAGCTTACATCGCGGGTGGGAATAGGCGGCACATAAAGAGATTCTTCTCGAACCTTAtcgaatgtgtgttttgtgggtATTTTCCGCGGTTTCTTTCTAGTACAAATGGGATTATtgttgcaacacacacacataaatgaaacaaacttcTTTTTCTGTCTGCCCTTGCCACTTCACAGCTGCTTTACAGCCAGAGCATGACTCACAGACAGTTGTGGGATTTTCCTACTGCCCTACAGCTTTCTTATAGCTCTTATTCTTATATATTTCTTATTCTTATAGGAAACAATGGaacattaaaatgaaattattagattttttcatgttttgagTTAAAACtgttgcttcaaaatgaaaccgaaacaaaaccatacaacaaATCAGCTACGATTTGCAAACAACATTGCATGGCACATCTCACaccatgtgtgcgtgtgtgtgcaaaccTTGGCAAAAGCTTTTGGCGCATGCGTCAAAAGCTTTTGACAAATGTTgcgcatgaaaaaaaaaggcaaaccaaGTGGCAAAGACGCCAGAAAGGCCACCGAAAAGGGaacaagcaacacacaaaggaaggaagagagagttctttgttgtttttgtggtcgtgttttttgtttttttcctaatCTTGTACCTTTTATTAAGTGCAACCTTGcgccaggaaaaaaaaaaacagtgtacTGATACAGAAGCACCAATAATGCTGATACAAGGGAAGTAAAGCAAAGCGCCAGATAATGAACGAACCGATCGATCAGGTGGGAGATGATAGTGGAAGACCAAAAATAGGccaacctgtgtgtgtgtgtttgtgtcgatTTCAGCAGGCTCTGAGGGCATGTTCGATAGGGCGTCTTGTTTGTTATCAATCCTGGTAACCATCGCATCGTTGAAGGGGGGGCTTTCGAAGGGCACACCAACCACCGGCGAACGGAGCTGCTCTTGCATGCCGGTGGGGAAGAGAGGAAGTGTGTGTTGCAAGCCGAACAGACTGGACggcataaaaacaaaaactcgttTTCTTCAGCTTATTATTAACACGATCCTGTGCTCGGTACACTCTTCCGATAACTTTCATCTCACCTTTCCAATTGGAGTTTGATAAGCGGGTGgaacttcatttttctttccttttattttgttcctCCCCCAAAACTtgctgcgtttgtgtgtgtttatcaatgggggtttgtttttgttttcgtctaGTACCGGCAAAACAACCCCCACCCTTCAACCCCGAACCAAGCCAAGcttctttttggtttttctGTGGTTGCTTCGATGGAAAAAAAGCTGACGCGCAGTTCGATTTACCGGTTgcgcaggtttttttttgcttttttaccaCACGGTCGCTCTGTGTTTGTTATCGCCCCAGCGGCGtgtgcaaaagaagaagaaaaggaaagaagaaagagcGCGCGTGGGGGACGGAGAACGGGGAAACGGAAAATGCGCTTAccgaaggcaaaacaaaaacacacgcttCAAGACCGGCttctttaaattattgttGTATGCTACTCTCGTATgttggggtggtggtggctttACACCACCTTTCACCCTTCCTTCCCTCACCCCCAGCAATGGTTGATGATTACACACGCCGTTGTTTACTTATTGCCGCATGGGCGCAAGTAgtaccaacagcagcagcagcaggcgtaAAGGCGTGAAGGAGAACCGGACCTCCGGTGGGGGGGTCGCTGTTCAAATAAAGCTAAGACGCAGTAACTCGCTCAGGCTTCTTGAGCGTGTTGTGCTTGGGAATGGCCttccttctttcccttttcttcaacaacaacgaaaaaaagcaacagatGGTTCGGAAGGTGTCATCGTACACAGGAACACAACTcgaaaaacggaagcaaaactCGGTTTGAGTATATTTTAAGGaattattttcgtttcttttttattatttattaatagtACATTAACTTGCAGCTATAATAattgatcacacacacaaaggtacCGATAATTGTAATTCATAGTTTAAAAACAAgcaggttggtggtggtggagcagTTGGTTCCGGGCCTACACCACTCCCCCTCTCTCCACGCACTCCACCCCTTCTCAGGAGGGGGAGATAGGTGGGGTGGCGGCGGGGTGACTTTGGCcttcttttttaaaacaaagtcTAGAAGTAAGGACgatggcgcacacacacacacacggcacggTGCACAACATAACACCCCACCCcaccacgtgtgtgtgtgtgtgttttctccaGTTCTTCTCCTCGCCCTTTTATGCTGCGCGCAGTTAGCAgtccgtgtgtgcgtgcatgtgtgtgtgttcagctTGCCTTTGAAGTCACACAGGGTCATCCTCTATTGCGTATTGCGCTCggacacaacacagcacacaaaaatagcAGCAAAACCGACGGATGAATGGTTGGATGCATCTCTTCGCTCTAGGCAAAACAAGGAGGAAGTTCTactggtagtggtggtggtggtggtggtgtggttggCAGGGTCACCACCCCGTACCGCCTTTAGAGATCTCGTTTTTCGTTCGCATGGCGCGCTGGCCGGATTAGaaccactcactcacacacacaaccaccacaTTCGCACGGAAGTCACACTCCTGCCCCGTGAGCTTACTTCGGCGGCGACTTCTTGTTCGATTCCGTGTTTTTCAGCTTGGTCACAATCTTGCGCGAATGGCCGCTCGGATCGTAATGGTTGGTGTGGTCGCTTGCCTCCTTCTTGCTGCGCTGCTTGCCACTGTGCCCCGAGTGGATGTGCTTCTCCATCTCGAAGTCGTACTTGTCGTAATCGTCCGACATTTTGCGCTCGCCTCTTGTTTAGGGCTTTTGTAGTTTACGCTTCCGCTTTCCTGGTTTTAACTCCTTTGCAAAGTGGTGCTGATGCTGGTTGCTAATTCGAACAACTGGGAATAGAAAAGTTGAGTCGACCGATGTCTAATGTACGTCCGCACTGTTTAACTTCTGGTGAAAAACTCGTTCTTTTGTTTGGCCTGCAGTGCCCTTTTATAACTGCGCccgcgcagtgtgtgtgtgtgtgtgcgtggtgcgCACACACTAAcgaaccaccatcatcaccacgaCTACGATGGTCGTGCTCTTCGGGAAGCAAAACATCAATTACGCTCTCTCTATCGGCActgtttggctgtgtgtgtatgtatttatggATTCCAATTCCGACAGTCACTGATTGCACTGTTAAATTGTAATCATTATTACACTCTAATAAGATGCCAAAAATTAAGGTGAATCATTTAAAGCGCATTTTAATCTTACGATAACACAGCCACAGAGAGCAAATCCCCTTTCCGACGGCAGTGTTTGCGGTGCGGTCGTGTCTCTGTTGGGTTCGTCTgcgcatgtgtgcgtgttttgcagcagcaccaatACACAtaaagcagtagcagcagcagcaccagcagcagtgtgcCCTCGCCGTCCCTTCGTTTCCTCCCTTGCACCAAAAACATTTGCCCTGTTGCCACACTCTACGTCTTTCTTCAACAACAAAGCAAGCGTGCGGATGAGATGGGTCGATGCAGTTGGTAGATCCCGCTCATTCTATTTCGTTcgctgctctctctctctctcattctgtCTAACGTTCTCGAGCGCGcacgctctctcgctctctcgctctttaaTTCTCATTTTATCGCTGGGGGTCGTCGTCAGCGGTGTAGTGATGGGCACAACACCCTAACGATCCA contains:
- the LOC120898747 gene encoding nuclear protein 1, translating into MSDDYDKYDFEMEKHIHSGHSGKQRSKKEASDHTNHYDPSGHSRKIVTKLKNTESNKKSPPK